Proteins from a single region of Halorubrum sp. 2020YC2:
- a CDS encoding O-acetylhomoserine aminocarboxypropyltransferase/cysteine synthase family protein, translated as MPSDDGDDGRKFSTRSVHAGSDPDPTTGARATPIYQTTAYQFDDADHAADLFALEEPGNVYSRLMNPTNAALEERIASLEGGVGAVATASGMAALDVTTFLLASAGDNIVTSSALYGGTYTYLTHSVERRGVSTRFVDPLDYEGYAEAIDEDTAYVHLETIGNPALVTPDIQRIADIAHEHGAPLFVDNTFATPALCRPLEHGADLIWESTTKWLTGNGTTVGGVVVDGGSFPWAEHAEKYPEIARDNPAYHGINFAERFGDAAFTFAAVTRGLRDLGDQQSPFDAWNTLQQTESLPLRMDRHCENAGIVAEYLDEHDEVAWVNYPGLESHETHEEASEYLDGGYGGMLTFGLEAGYEAARATVEEADLASLVANVGDAKTLVIHPASTTHQQLTDAEKEAAGVTDDMVRLSVGIEDPADIVADLEDAIEAATA; from the coding sequence ATGCCATCCGACGACGGCGACGACGGCCGAAAGTTCAGCACGCGAAGCGTCCACGCCGGCTCCGACCCCGACCCGACGACCGGCGCCCGCGCGACGCCCATCTACCAGACGACCGCGTACCAGTTCGACGACGCCGACCACGCGGCGGACCTCTTCGCCTTGGAGGAGCCCGGGAACGTCTACTCCCGGCTGATGAACCCGACCAACGCCGCCCTCGAAGAGCGGATCGCCTCGCTGGAGGGCGGCGTCGGCGCGGTCGCGACCGCCTCGGGCATGGCCGCGCTCGACGTGACGACGTTCCTGCTCGCCTCCGCGGGCGACAACATCGTCACCTCGTCGGCGCTGTACGGCGGCACCTACACCTACCTCACCCACTCCGTCGAGCGCCGCGGCGTCTCGACGCGGTTCGTCGACCCGCTCGACTACGAGGGGTACGCCGAGGCCATCGACGAGGACACCGCCTACGTCCACCTCGAGACCATCGGTAACCCCGCCTTAGTCACGCCCGACATCCAGCGGATCGCCGACATCGCCCACGAGCACGGCGCCCCGCTGTTCGTCGACAACACGTTCGCGACGCCGGCCCTCTGCCGCCCGCTCGAACACGGCGCCGACCTGATCTGGGAGTCGACGACGAAGTGGCTCACCGGCAACGGCACCACGGTCGGCGGCGTCGTCGTCGACGGCGGGTCGTTCCCGTGGGCCGAGCACGCCGAGAAGTACCCCGAGATCGCCCGGGACAACCCCGCGTACCACGGGATCAACTTCGCGGAGCGGTTCGGGGACGCGGCGTTCACCTTCGCGGCGGTCACCCGCGGCCTGCGCGACTTGGGCGACCAGCAGTCACCGTTCGACGCGTGGAACACGCTCCAGCAGACGGAGTCGCTCCCGCTGCGGATGGACCGCCACTGCGAGAACGCCGGGATCGTGGCCGAGTACCTCGACGAGCACGACGAGGTCGCGTGGGTGAACTACCCCGGGCTGGAGAGCCACGAGACCCACGAAGAGGCCAGCGAGTACTTAGACGGCGGCTACGGCGGGATGCTCACCTTCGGGCTGGAGGCGGGCTACGAGGCGGCGCGGGCGACCGTCGAGGAGGCGGACCTCGCCTCGCTCGTCGCCAACGTCGGCGACGCGAAGACGCTCGTGATCCACCCGGCGTCGACGACCCACCAGCAGCTGACGGACGCGGAGAAGGAGGCCGCGGGCGTCACCGACGACATGGTGCGCCTGTCGGTCGGCATCGAGGACCCCGCGGACATCGTCGCCGACCTTGAGGACGCCATCGAGGCGGCGACCGCCTAA